AATGtgatatattttccatttcttttatattatattaatcaatATTTGAAAGTTATATAAGGTtaggaattatttttttattattattataataattcaaagcaAACATTGATGCTGCCAAagatttttcattattgtaGAGATAATTTCTACATTCAGTTCAAATTTACAGTTCctagatgttttttttatttttttattatacataatatcataAATGGCAGCTATTTATTCGAGGAGGGTAACGAGAGGCGTCTTGACTGAAGAAGTGTATTAAAATTGATGTTATTCCGCGAACGTATGCTTGATTCTGTGTACGGTAAAATCTCGGCTGGTTGCTTTTCAATTTTGAAGTCAATTGGCTGAGATTTTGCAGTAATTTCAAAATTCAACATATCTAATCTTTCATAAATCATAAACGCTATACGTATgtgaatatgtaatatataaacatagCTTTTACATCGCTAGCTGTAAGGTATCTTTAAGAACATAAAACGCTTACTTATGACTACTGAAGTATTACAAgaaaattgttgatttttattctATAATAAGTTTTTTCgacaatactatattatattatacgaaaaaaaaaactttgacaATATTTTGCCGCCAGTATTAAATATTgactaatatttaaaagttattttagTAATAACTTACCTAAAATAGAACGTTTAGTTTACGTTATTATTATCAGCCAAATATTGTTGCCACATTTTCTTCGACGCAACCGATTCGAGTCGTTTTCCGTACACTTTACGATTAAAATAGGTTGTAAGTGAAATATATTACGCAGAGTTTTCAATTTGGGTGCCAACCTATGTCATCGGATTTCTAAATGAAGAACAATAAACATTATACTATGCAATCCCATCGGATcctatattttttgttacgTCTATCTTGGAATTTCTCGAACGTTGGTTGCGTCTGAATTTGAACACTCTGTACTATATTTTGATGcttatgcatttttattttgtacttttatACATGCTTATACAAATAAATGTGTTtgaacaagattttttttataactcctaactgaaatataaaataaaatgtccacccctacttaatacaattttttattatctggttataaatacaatgtaatatacacatacataaaaatatattctctTAAGTGTAATAATATTGTtaataaaacagaaaaaaaaaacataggaTAGTTATGAATATTCTCTCAGTgaattattagttttttttaatctttcatcATACCTTCAGTAAactgaaaattcatataattcgaTATAAATAGTCCGCagttatataatactaaaaaaaataatttataaattaattaaataatattgaaattctatagaatgtgaataaaacaaacttAAATTAGAATTAACGGACACTGACAAGTTCCACTATCACCATTTTCGGAAATGAAATGCccgattaaaattaattgaatgcaTAAAGAAGCATTAAGAATGTACAGACTCCGACGACGATTCCTACTATTAAAGAATCCCTCTTCTTTCTAGAATTGATTCTGTGGATTAAGCTATGAATGGCCGGGAATCTGTAACAAATTACAACTCAATAGAATACTTGTAATAATACGACATCCATTTGTGTTATAGTCTTTGATCCGATTTGTACCTGTTTGACATGTCGTTGAATCTGGTTTGAAGCTTTTTAAACGACTGCCGCTGAGTCGATAAATGTTCTCGCGTTTCCATAGCTATGTTTATTTGTTCATCTACCATATGATGAGAGctgcgcatacatacatataataaaaacaataaaacaaaaatgtagaCATTGATTTGTTAAGTTTTTAAAAGCGACTGAATGCGTCGATTACCTATGTAAATGTGCACCTTCTTTAGTATACTGATCACGACGAGATAGTCCTCCAGGGATGTGTTGAGAACCGTTGCCTTCGGCACCTCGCAATAAATCTTCTCGTTCCCTTCTGGAAATCCAATTTCCTTGTGTTTTTCGGAATTCTTGTTGATAATCCTAAAAAttgtcaatttaaataaaattttcgcagtttgatattgtaaataattaaaaaaaaacaacaaacttGAAGTATTTCTCTATGTCTTTGTCTTGTATGTAGCATTGCCGCACCACTCGACGTTTGTTCAGCCATTTTATCATTGACAGCTGCCagctaaaaaattgaaatataataaaaaaggctGTATCAACAGTGCTTTCTTTTTACACGTAGAAGTAACAGTTCAATTATACACagctcaatataaaatatgccaTAGAAGTCAGACCTAATCGGTATAAATAACAGGGGTGTCATTTATGTCATGGGGGAGGCTGAGGCCCCCCTggatttgaacgggactatccatgttgtttaatgtattattatgaatttgaattaaaatgctaaaccaacaaaaatagaatattgaaacTGTCATGtataaacacgtcgatttttcccagaaaaaaaatgttatagaaCTCATTTATCCGTATTTTaccattaattttattgataaaaattataaaataaacaatcaaaatctgacatagcgagagaggATGTGCGAAAAGCGAAAAAACGGTCGGAATAGTGTGGATAATAGGGTGTCatgacaaatcactcacggactgtacactcaacggcgttacgcgcacgaaatttcagtcacgcgacaactggctcacggcCATTACACTCACAGATGAATCACTCGCACGACATTTCGCTCACGGAATCATTAAAATAGCGTCCAAAaacgttattatttttttacacaataattATTCCAAAACTCAAACGTATCGACGACTAATTAACGTGACTTATTTATTAatcacagataaataaataagcctGAAATTTAACATACacgctattttaataattccgtgAGCGAAGtgtcgcgtgagtgatttatttatgatttatctGTGATTGAATGTAAAGGCCGTGAGAGATTTGTCGCGGAAccggacaatagacgtcaccgagaaagataatggagtatttttgaacgtgtctattaccatcgtaatggcggacttgatttccacatatattgatgaccaaacaaAGCAAAATGGctaagtttgaaaacgatcggataagaaaccaaatttcgtcagacgtaagaagaggttagtaaaacaatgtttaaaagaaatagttaaaattcatatatactatACACACCTTGACTAATCATTTAAATGCAAACTCAAGTTTAATTATACTACGTCTGATGTTTTGCAAGCATCATCCGATGTGGCTAAGACTAGATTGCCCAAAATTGGCAGTTtgaaaagaaatatacaaagGCAGAAAAACAAGGTGCCGATTCATCTATCAGAAACAAGAAACGAAATCAATATCAAATCACAGGCAACCAGAATCATCTAACGACGAAAGAATTTTAATGTTTGCCACGCAAAAAAATGTGAATGCCAaggaatattaatatatatatatatatatatatacagtacacGGCATACTACTAGAAGGCCTCGATTAAAAACCAGGAATGGCGATACCATTAATATATTTTCTCCTTCCAAATAAAACTCGAGTAACGTATACATGTATAAGAATAATGATCGATTTCGAAAGAGCAGCCATTGGTGCTGTTCAAACGCATTACCCAAATGCACGGGTTATCTTCCATCTATGCCAGAATCTGAATAAAAGAATTGGGATTATTCCGATTGTAGACAACCGAGAATAGGTCTAGCTTCTACAGTGTACTAAAATGTTATTTGCTTCGTATGAATTACTCGGTTGATTAATTGTTGAATTTCCATAGCCATGGTTTCGAACATATCATCGGCGCTGAGGAGAGGAACTGTGTCTGCTTGAAGACTGCTTCCGCCTCCTCCGGCTCCCAGTTTGCTAAACGCCACAAGTTTGACGTCGATATCATTCTCCAAATTCCTAGCTTGCTTGCGAAGATCTAAACAATGACATAATGGCGTTTTAAATCAATTTGTAAATTGAATCTACGTGTGAAAGGACGTGTTCCATGCAGGTGATAGTATGGTCAtgataacaataaaacaaaggATTGTGGAAATTGCGAATCATTGACATAATATGTGCAAACTCACTAGTAAAATTGTGAAGTTAGTGGGACATAgaataatgtttattttacctTCCCAATTCGAGGGCAAACCGCTGCCAACGTTCGCCATTTTCAATATCTGACGTCTCCGGTTTTTGACACTTGGGCTGCTTTTGGTCCAAGCACACGCTGAAAGTTGGCCTAAAACCAATTGCttaaaattattgtaataacacttttcgacacgaaaaatgtttcagagacgagatatgacttttcttatagatcaatgcccagtgaacacgaatctggtaacaAAAAATGtagattggctcgagattcggagatatatgtgttttttaaatcgcgcgatttttctatatcttggtgttgttcggtcgatttctcaaaatctgttaattttctgttcaaaatgaatattggaatctacagtcgggtattttatctttcatttttagtacttttcagctttcaaatctctctaagtagttgtccagttcaaatcaaaagtcaaaattacgtattttcacttgggattttttcccactgttaatactatattatattgagcattttctattgaaacatgtttattaggatagtgctctactaatacgaattttttgctcgtaaatttacagatttaaaattcagcacacatccaattaaccattataaacgaaaacaaaaaatagtgtggcaaaaattgtcttttgggcgatcgcaatgtgactaataatccaattaccatgttATACATGTGGTCAGTTGTAATCTTTCCCTTTAATAATTTTGTTGATATGTTctaattttttcattatcttttttgctgaattttttttagcttTAAAATCCAGTACGCTGGCcggtaagttttggttcgattcaaataaacgaGTATAACGTTGCATCAAGTTTTTGTTATTCAGCTCCAATATTACGCTATCTATCGTTAAAAATACaaggaatatataatatttactgaattaaaaatttacgataggaattataatataatgataggAGATAGCAAATAAGAGATAaaaactttaatttataataattccaAAATGTATTTAGTTGTGAAATTTATACTGTTAGGTAGTTGAAAAAGATAGTAGTGTTCGTTTTAAGAATTTTTCTATTCATATTAAGATGTCGCtataatttttaagaaaaaacttaTGTCACAAAAGCaatagtaatacatatgtatgcacatatatatatatatgtatgtaaatataaatctaagtttaaaaaaatgtacatacatgattcattatcaataacaataaatgaaaaaaatattattgcataatttgttcgaaatatatgtacatatactacacacatatgtaggtatttagattggaattttatcgaaaaaaatattgtttttctatacaaatatttcatattagatACAAATATCATATTTGACAGAACAAAAGCTTTCGGAGAATTATAAATATTCCTCATAATATATGCAATTATGTATATTCCCCGTAATTTAAGCAAAATATTTGTTCTAGGTaggattgaaataaattatttgtaaaatttaaaatatttttaaacaaatatttttgtatgatcaaacatatgaaatgtaaatattttaaatgctgAATACTAATTTACCATTTTTTAGGAAACATACAATAATTATCCTATACTTATATACTGGATCACCtctttacaaacctcctttacgttttttattattaatattacaagcctcttctgtATTGGTCTGAcaatatatataagaatatacgacaacgtacatatattatatcctacattcttccgatagttttgaaactttgccattttccgCGGTTTGGtcgacaatatttttatacaagattgctaatggtatccttgacacatctgtgCTGAACGAagttaattttaacgttaatgcccgattcaccacatgtaaaaaacttttttatccaccaatttgtcgtAATAATACTTCTTTTAATAGTGCAAtcgcttcttttccaatagcaggatattcttgctgtcgccttaaccaaaattttgaaatacttttttcattaaattccacttcaagcaaattatctgatctgatatcgatcaacacttcttgggctgtccatgtaatatgatcatattttaaggacttggcaaatggtgttcttatccaattgttcctttcatcctcattcaagtttgggaaatatttccttaaatatatacattccctaaatatgtaatgtggaaaaatattcataaatgaatatttgtactttctattgaatattttcgcggcttccgcgagaaatcctacggccccccagggggtcgcgacccccaatttgggaagcactggtttagatgattgtcccgacctttttgctgactctttcagtatttttaggactaaggtgaagaagctaatctgtggttgattcgcttcttcaccttcattgtttttttcaattttgatatatttttgtaatttttcttatgtggtgctcactgtacatggaatattatatttttatttttatttattatttttttttgtctcactatactgctttcttgtttatatattattttgtatgtgtgccaatttaaataaataaatagatggcgaaaaatagtcgtaatagacacgtttaaaacattttgaccatcttgacgtcttaTGGTAAGTAGACATATATTTTCCTTCCtgccaccctctcgttttgtcagattttaattgtttaaacacctataactttttctttttctcactatcaatgtatatatgtacatacatatatatatatatatatatatatatatatatatatatatatatatatatatatatatatatatatatatatatatacagtggcggactggccatacaagcgtacatgcccaatggcatgtgggccccactatccgttagaaaatatgggccctcagtaaaattaaataactttttaatttaactatttcacgtgtgtaaaaatttataggatattgcactttgggacctagagtttgggtatttcaacaaaacaaatttcttacgatatacgcaaacaactaatgcctgctttaatagcccaaggatcggttaactttttttattaggctcgatttcttttttttttttatttcgccatttccaacctcaatattatgcatataccaatacctatgtaacaactacctactgaaataaaaacgggaataaacaaatttccctgaataatataaactgaattgcttaaaacaattttgataggacgattcatcatcaaccagcgatttaaatttacttcatacatactttcaaaataacatttgattatacttcgacgatatagtaagatttaaatacacaattttaaacagtttccgaatattaaatctattcctaatctagacaaatccatgtatatagaaacataggataggggccccctccccaaaatcctgattttcgattaacattaattgaaaatattatgcattttttgttttcagggacgtaatttggggggcactcgcccccctaaattaaggaatagtgtgaatttagaaaatattatggatttaatgattaatgagatactatggatctatgaatactgcgtttatttcttatgtacatatgttacttttgggtaactaataaaataatcgctgctatgtgctttgaaaaaaaaagattttattattttgaagcaagtatattttggtttttaagtggtatgccattagtaacattcttagaaattgttcatcccatggagcgaatcgttagaaaggtcccctttactttattttgtctcaaaaacagtaAAGgggattataattattttttcaaaaataagatgaattttttcatattttatattttccatttttattccgatataaaaaagattttttgaaaataaattcaatttgaccaatctttgcctgcccccccaagaaaaagctgaaatgacgtccctgattgttttctaccgaaagtaaaagccgcttttatgccgcattcttttatgatgcattatatgacaaggattaaaacgaaatatacaatgtaatttatggatctattttgcttttgcctaaatttgtttattcccatttttgaaaattttatttattttttgcccttgatttttagcgtgatggaaagaaaaaaattttgttatatgggggggggggggacaaatttttttaaccctgggtgggggccccctttgactcctggcatgcactgatttcagtcccagtccgccactgtatatatatatataataaaaatcaatgtttgtctgtcatgtatgcgttcctataccattcaaccgatagcgataaaacttacatgagttattgtgtgtatacccgcgatggtttctataaaaaaaaaaacgcctaAAAACAGTAACGGAAatggaaaaaacgggaatgagtggcattgcaacgcaataatttcaattgttttcaacgtcgccacctgcgttgttagggtaaaataaacaattgaataatttcaattgtgttcgccgcctgcgttttccgACAAATTGGGAACGGCAACGGGAACTGCACgcgttattctggcattgcaacacatgctgggttcagctagtctatatatgtatatatataatataaaaatgaatgtctgtctgtctgtgtgtctcgaataggctcctaaaccactgaactgatTACAATGacactttcaggatttgttggacgcgtgtccgggaagattactgtgaaaaaaaacgggaatgaatgtcattgcaacgctataatttcaaattttaatttacgtgttcgctgcctgcgtttttccgacaaataggaacgggaacaagaacaggaacgggaatgggaattgcatacgttattgtggcattgcaacgcattgtTCACCtagttttgaataaatatgCAACTAAAAAAAATGCAAGACTCCAAAAGCATGTtgctcttgttcctgttgtatcctgctcgcgcaaattaagtgagcatgtaccgtttaccatgcaccatttttttttgatctttcgacttaagatctttcgattttcgatctttgccttccgatatttgtgttttctgtaatttaacattctgtctcgtcacgtagacccatttttaCTTTACCATAGTGTTAATTCTCACTGCACTGTgctgtttcaaataaaatttaccgcaaaattttatggaaataatcgtaataaaattatttgattttttgatttgatttttaaatgctttttattattacgaaattatgttcacaatacatcttatatctattttaatagctactgatctactgatcattttctattttacaatttaatttaatttggttattaatcacagtattatattattctaatgttaatctaaagcataataggaaagagagctcaaaaacctatttacaatccttataaatgttcataatacatctaatacataatattaattaaagactctctaaagtcgatgacctaaagcagattgtgtttaggtaatctgtgtttatacctgaagggtatagacattttgttgtaatcaccgagactcttcacaagtgtgttagtatggttattagtgattctgtcatagaatctactggttagtttgttagtaatgtctgtaacaaacggaatattatatatggcatgcagttttttcaggttagtatatatgggtgtattataaattatttttagggatttattttgtattacttggagcttggaaaggttagtattcgaagcgttattccatacaggtgaagcataggttaataatggtaatatgagcgcgcgatataattttattttatttagcgttgataaagaactatggcgattaaatattggatatattgaggatataccccgcatcgccttgcatttcgctgcctcaatgtgaggtgcccatctcattcttttatcaaacgttactcctaaatattttattactgactgccatttcagactttctccagaggggattttcagatctgaacttggcttatgctttctaacactaaagaatatggcgtctgttttggtttgattaatttgaattttccacttagtgaagtgttcagtcattgctttaattgcaaattcaagatttttaagaatagtgtctggttttttgttacttgtgaagcaagctgtatcatctgcatatagggctatgtgacagttttttggaataggtatgtcatttataaatatggagaacaagagtgggccaagcaaataaaattatttagaaaggttgagttagtttgtttagttatgatttttttttatctcatgtttttttatttgtcttttctttatttaagtattttgaattgtaaaatttcatgtacttttttccttttgtcctttcttaatctttttagcacactcgtcgctttagagcaatctgttagacgagtgtgcttgattaattgatgatgtacctatataataataataaaaaaaaatgtatataaatttgacattCGATAACATTAAATAAGAACGTCAGTTTTCATAGAGTGCGGATAGCAACATTAATTTGAGTATATAATACgcttttgatatttatattattcttttTAGATTAGGTTGGTAGGTGTACgagtataatagaaataatagagTAGTAGTTGGTCGGTGGACAAGACAAGGAAGGTTCTGGAATATTATTGTCGGGCGTTTCTCATTTTCGCGGAGTGAGCAAGCGTTTTTGgttgttttgttgttgtttttggtattttttgttTGAGGCATGCTGTCGGCTCGCAGATTGCAAAAACGGACGCGAGGTCGAAAATAGAGGGAAAAAAGCAGGCAGGCGGTGGAGCCATAAACAGGAATGTGAAAAAATAATGGGGGCGGGACGACAATGCATATCATCCCGAGCCGAGACTCAAAAGAGAAGGCCAATTTCAGCGCACGTTGATATCTGACCCAAAGGATGATTTATCGCGTTCCGCGGAGATAGATTTAGCCGTTTCTGCCGGCATTCCATCTCGCCAGGAAggtgtaatttaaaaattcattatgGCTTGTTTATGGcgtgctgctgctgctgctgctgctgctgctgccgcCACCACGCCAACCGACCAACCAAACCCAATGGCACCtattttttacacatatttCTTTTTTAACACAATCCCAAATATTCAATTCCTACTTCATGCGATCATACTACTGCTAGTGTGCTAGCtaagtacatattaataaaccgtggtctagtggtgagtgttgtattctttcgtgcagggtgtcacgggttcgactcccactagagtcttcatgttggccagaccttggtttgtcaaagtagatagtttcttatcagaatttgctaatttttttgattttcattgaaacggttcctataaaattggctttccctccaattttctattgaaaacctattgagttattgttatatctcaggtttcttTACCCAATAAATATCTCAGGTGAATTTTTAttgggta
This Arctopsyche grandis isolate Sample6627 chromosome 7, ASM5162203v2, whole genome shotgun sequence DNA region includes the following protein-coding sequences:
- the Gos28 gene encoding golgi SNAP receptor complex member Gos28 → MANVGSGLPSNWEDLRKQARNLENDIDVKLVAFSKLGAGGGGSSLQADTVPLLSADDMFETMAMEIQQLINRLAAVNDKMAEQTSSGAAMLHTRQRHREILQDYQQEFRKTQGNWISRREREDLLRGAEGNGSQHIPGGLSRRDQYTKEGAHLHSSHHMVDEQINIAMETREHLSTQRQSFKKLQTRFNDMSNRFPAIHSLIHRINSRKKRDSLIVGIVVGVCTFLMLLYAFN